Below is a window of Candidatus Eisenbacteria bacterium DNA.
TTCCCGTCCATGATGATGCCGACGTGAAGTCCTGCGCGTCCGACGACCGAGAGATGATGGGCCATGGGAATAGAGCACCGCTAGCGGGCGCGAGTCGCCCGGATCAGGGCCTCCATGTGCTGCAGGTAACGCTCGAGCGCCTTGCGGCCGCTGGCGGTCAGGCGAAAGCGGGTCTTGGGAAGGCGGCCTTCGAAGGACTTGTGACACTCCACGTACGATGCTTCTTCGAGCTTGCGCGCGTGGACGCTCAGGTTGCCGTCGGTGGTTCGCATGAGGTGCTTGAGCTCGTTGAACGTGAGCCACTCGTTCACCGCGAGCGCGCTGACGATGCCGAGCCGAAGCCGCTCGTGGATGACGCGATCCAGGTCGGGCATTCCACCGTCGGGCGCGCCGCCGATCCGGCCCAGCGGCGCCTTGCGGGGAAGGCCGCGACGATCGGTGCGCATGGCTTTTTCCGCTCCTCCCCTAGCCACCGTACCTCCGCGCGATCGTCACGCCGAAGCCGATCAGGAGCGCGCCGAAGCCCAGGGCGAGGATGGCGTCGCCCCATGCGGGATCCATGAAGAGCGCCGCGGCGCCGAGCGCCATGAAGCAGATGCCCATGACGGGAACGATCCGCACCGAGAACGCGCCTCCGCACGCCACCGCGGTGCCAAACAGAAGCAGCCAGGTTCCCGGGAGGACCTGGTGGAGACCTGCGCGATCGAGCGCGATCG
It encodes the following:
- a CDS encoding transcriptional regulator, whose translation is MPDLDRVIHERLRLGIVSALAVNEWLTFNELKHLMRTTDGNLSVHARKLEEASYVECHKSFEGRLPKTRFRLTASGRKALERYLQHMEALIRATRAR